In Coleofasciculus sp. FACHB-T130, a single window of DNA contains:
- a CDS encoding b-glycosidase, which yields MAQRPGIFPTFFISGFECSTFLWKDKQRRNLIKETQHDCHAQEDYNILRSLGIDVAREGIPWPLVDRNGCYDFSSLDTTIKAMQQTQIVPIWDLCHYGYPDDLDPFSEEFTERFARYCRAAAEYVIPRLRGPYFFTPINEITFFSFCGGEWGWVAPYKTTKEDRFRLRLALCKAAIAGVKAIREVEPASRMVHIDPLVQVVAPRDRPDQIDAAHVETYVDTFLAWDILYGKEHPELGGSPEILDIVGANHYSFGQMEYRENGPHQALEPHDDRIKPLCELMRWVWERYRRPMIVGETSGMEAGRDEWLKDVVEESLAAVNSGMDLHGICLFPAVDMPDWHTGKWLHNGIYDLVEEGDNLKRVPCEPYIAELRRWQKEFNRVTALDADPLSDPVELQDVIDAAKRLQPEADRNWSSGLTQRR from the coding sequence ATGGCTCAACGACCTGGAATCTTCCCCACCTTCTTCATCTCTGGCTTTGAGTGTTCGACGTTTCTCTGGAAGGACAAGCAACGGCGAAATCTAATTAAAGAGACACAGCACGATTGCCACGCGCAGGAAGATTACAACATCTTGCGATCGCTGGGAATTGATGTGGCACGAGAAGGGATTCCTTGGCCTCTAGTCGATCGTAATGGCTGCTACGACTTCTCTAGCCTTGACACCACGATCAAAGCAATGCAGCAGACGCAGATCGTTCCCATCTGGGATCTCTGCCACTACGGATATCCAGACGATCTCGATCCATTTAGTGAGGAGTTTACCGAGCGCTTTGCCCGTTACTGTCGCGCCGCAGCAGAGTATGTAATTCCCCGCTTGCGTGGCCCCTATTTTTTCACGCCGATTAATGAAATTACGTTTTTCTCGTTCTGCGGTGGTGAGTGGGGTTGGGTTGCTCCTTATAAAACCACAAAAGAAGACCGTTTTCGCTTGCGATTGGCGTTGTGTAAGGCAGCGATCGCAGGGGTGAAAGCGATTCGGGAGGTAGAACCTGCCTCTAGGATGGTTCACATCGATCCCTTGGTTCAGGTGGTTGCACCGCGCGATCGCCCGGACCAGATCGACGCAGCACATGTGGAAACCTATGTGGATACCTTTTTGGCGTGGGATATTCTCTACGGGAAAGAACACCCTGAACTCGGCGGTTCCCCGGAAATTCTTGATATCGTTGGGGCAAATCACTATTCCTTCGGTCAGATGGAATACCGAGAAAATGGCCCCCATCAGGCGCTAGAACCCCACGACGATCGCATCAAACCGCTTTGCGAGCTAATGCGGTGGGTGTGGGAACGCTATCGCAGACCGATGATCGTTGGCGAAACCAGTGGGATGGAAGCAGGCAGAGATGAGTGGCTAAAGGACGTAGTAGAAGAGTCTCTAGCAGCGGTTAATTCTGGGATGGATTTGCATGGCATTTGTTTATTCCCTGCTGTTGATATGCCGGATTGGCATACCGGAAAGTGGCTGCACAACGGGATTTACGATTTAGTGGAAGAAGGGGATAATCTGAAGCGGGTGCCTTGCGAGCCATACATTGCAGAGCTACGACGCTGGCAGAAAGAATTCAATCGGGTTACGGCACTTGATGCTGACCCCTTGAGCGATCCAGTAGAACTGCAAGATGTGATTGACGCAGCTAAACGATTGCAGCCAGAAGCCGATCGAAATTGGAGTTCAGGACTTACGCAAAGGCGCTAG
- a CDS encoding aldo/keto reductase, protein MRTLKLPSGQLIPVLGMGTWQMGENARNRQSEIDALRHGLDLGLTLIDTAEMYGEGGAEEVIAQAIANRRAEVFLVSKVYPHNASKRGTIAACERSLQRLKTDYLDLYLLHWRGSVPLAETLEALATLQQSGKIRSYGVSNFDAEDMEEAFGLKGGKGIATNQVLYNLMRRGIEWNLLPWCRQRDTPIMAYSPIEQGRLLNNQTLKTIAQERGVIAAQVAIAWLLHQDNVIVIPKSSRIDHVEQNYAALNLKLSADELASLDAAFPAPTKPVSLEML, encoded by the coding sequence ATGCGAACCCTTAAACTACCTTCTGGACAATTAATTCCGGTTCTTGGCATGGGCACCTGGCAGATGGGGGAGAATGCTAGGAATCGCCAAAGCGAAATAGATGCCTTACGCCACGGACTCGATCTGGGTCTAACTCTGATTGACACCGCCGAAATGTATGGCGAAGGCGGTGCAGAAGAAGTAATCGCCCAGGCGATCGCAAATCGTCGTGCAGAAGTTTTTCTCGTTAGCAAGGTCTACCCTCATAACGCCTCAAAACGAGGGACAATTGCTGCCTGCGAAAGAAGTCTCCAGCGGTTGAAAACTGACTATCTTGACCTTTACCTGCTGCACTGGCGCGGTTCTGTGCCACTGGCAGAGACGCTGGAAGCATTGGCGACGCTTCAACAATCCGGCAAAATTCGCAGCTATGGGGTGAGTAATTTTGATGCCGAGGATATGGAAGAAGCCTTTGGGTTGAAGGGTGGGAAAGGAATTGCTACCAATCAAGTCCTCTACAACCTGATGCGACGGGGGATTGAGTGGAACTTGCTGCCGTGGTGTCGGCAACGAGATACTCCAATCATGGCATATTCCCCGATTGAGCAAGGGCGTTTGCTGAACAATCAAACACTCAAGACGATCGCTCAAGAACGAGGAGTCATTGCGGCTCAAGTAGCGATCGCCTGGTTGTTGCATCAAGACAATGTAATTGTAATTCCCAAATCCAGCCGCATTGACCATGTAGAGCAGAATTATGCTGCCTTGAATTTGAAATTGAGTGCTGATGAATTGGCTTCCTTAGATGCTGCCTTTCCAGCACCCACTAAACCTGTTTCCTTAGAAATGCTGTAA
- a CDS encoding class I SAM-dependent DNA methyltransferase encodes MTPSDAARIEQFITRWQNSSGNERANYQMFFSELCDALGVKRPDVKGSVTGDPYCFDKDITIYHPSGKKTPGYIDFYKAAHFLIEAKQGSEKSGKGTAKRGTNTYLKAMEAAFVQASAYTRNLPSKPPFLLTCDIGDHFELWMGFSGDYGGYGARQDIGLTALRKPEIFDLFVDIFTDPQKRNPEKIAAKVTREVAADLAELSKRLEGLHEPEEVAHFLMRCIFTMFAEDVGLLKEHLFTEALETRWLPNPKSFKPEVEALWQAMNDGTSFGFYGRLLKFNGGLFAEARAFELTADQLRVLLTAAKREWKDVEPAIFGTLLERALDSKERSKLGAHYTPRSYVERLVRPVVMEPLREQWDLVQGEVKQILGDVEKEPTAAQKKKAVAALEGFLTELRQVRILDPACGSGNFLYVTLDLIKQLESEVLRRLEDVTGQAQLRLDIAQVNPSQFLGIEINPRAAAIADLVIWIGYLQWHFRRFGNIPPVEPVLREYKNIECRDAVLAYDGKEEDVDPKTGKVRTRWGGQMMKHPVTGEMVPDPSDRIPIYRYINPRLAEWQEADYVVSNPPFVGNARMRDRLGDGYTEVLRQIYPDVPETGDYVMYWWHKAAELARANYITRFGFITTNSIHQVRQRKVIEFHQNQKNPIRLIFAIADHPWTNEGAAVRIAMTVGQADSSNIIQVAQLGKVVQEVDAETPEDSAEQVEVIVKNVGSIFSNLKAGANIASTISLKSNASICCPGMKLHGMGFCVTQKEAINLEPEVIYPYLNGRDLLQSTRNSLVIDLYGLSEKEVFERYPKVYQWVRERVKPERDQNNRAIYREKWWIFGEPRTNFRPALKGLSSYITTVETAKHRVFVFLAHDVVPDNMLIAIALDDAYFLGVLSSKIHVTWALAAGGRLGFGNDPRYNKTRCFDPFPFPEPTLELKQKIRELGERLDAHRKRVQAQHPDVTITAMYNLLEKIRAGVELTEKDRDFNNKALVSTLKQIHDELDLAVFEAYGWSDLLDPPQPSLKRGENADGSASSVVQEGIEGGAMQNLDEIILERLVALNAERAEEERNGLIRWLRPEYQAPGEVHIQQVIEGSAEVQEETASAPVEQQKFPKAFKDQLAAVRDLLRTQGGEWTVEQIAAQFKGASRQKQIILTCLESLEALGIFAKHEEEGSDSASRDEVVRWYLAELQKAS; translated from the coding sequence ATGACTCCATCCGATGCAGCCCGAATTGAGCAGTTTATTACCCGTTGGCAAAATTCTAGTGGCAATGAACGTGCTAACTATCAAATGTTCTTTTCGGAACTATGTGATGCGCTGGGAGTGAAGCGTCCGGATGTGAAGGGTAGTGTGACAGGCGATCCGTACTGTTTTGATAAAGACATCACGATTTATCATCCCAGTGGCAAGAAAACACCAGGTTATATTGACTTCTACAAAGCCGCTCATTTTTTGATCGAGGCGAAGCAGGGCAGCGAAAAATCTGGTAAAGGAACGGCAAAACGCGGCACGAATACTTACCTCAAGGCAATGGAAGCAGCATTTGTGCAGGCGAGCGCTTATACGCGCAATTTACCCAGTAAACCTCCATTTCTGTTGACCTGTGATATTGGCGATCACTTCGAGCTGTGGATGGGCTTCAGTGGTGACTATGGCGGATATGGGGCGCGTCAGGATATTGGACTGACTGCTCTGCGAAAGCCAGAGATTTTTGATTTATTCGTTGACATCTTTACCGATCCGCAAAAGCGCAACCCTGAAAAGATTGCGGCGAAGGTGACGCGAGAAGTAGCAGCAGACTTGGCAGAATTATCAAAGCGGTTAGAAGGTCTGCATGAACCGGAAGAGGTTGCCCATTTCCTCATGCGCTGCATCTTCACCATGTTTGCCGAAGATGTGGGGCTATTGAAGGAGCATTTATTCACAGAGGCGTTGGAGACGCGATGGTTGCCCAATCCTAAGAGTTTTAAGCCGGAGGTGGAAGCGCTTTGGCAGGCAATGAATGATGGGACAAGCTTTGGCTTTTATGGCAGGTTGTTGAAGTTTAATGGGGGATTATTTGCCGAGGCAAGGGCGTTTGAGTTGACGGCAGATCAGCTTCGGGTGTTGCTAACGGCAGCGAAGCGGGAATGGAAGGATGTAGAGCCTGCGATTTTTGGCACGTTGCTGGAACGGGCATTGGATTCAAAGGAACGCAGCAAACTGGGGGCACACTATACCCCTAGATCGTATGTGGAGCGGTTGGTGCGTCCGGTGGTAATGGAACCGTTGCGGGAACAGTGGGATCTGGTGCAGGGGGAAGTGAAGCAAATTTTGGGGGATGTGGAAAAAGAGCCGACTGCTGCCCAGAAGAAGAAAGCTGTTGCAGCATTGGAAGGGTTTCTGACAGAGTTACGCCAGGTGCGAATTCTCGATCCGGCGTGTGGGTCAGGGAATTTCTTGTATGTGACGCTGGATTTGATCAAGCAACTGGAATCGGAGGTGTTGCGCCGTCTGGAAGATGTGACGGGACAGGCACAGCTACGGTTGGATATTGCCCAGGTGAACCCATCGCAGTTTTTGGGGATTGAGATTAACCCCCGCGCGGCGGCGATCGCTGATTTGGTCATCTGGATTGGTTATTTGCAGTGGCACTTCAGACGGTTTGGCAACATTCCTCCCGTAGAGCCGGTGTTGCGCGAATACAAAAACATTGAATGTCGGGATGCGGTGCTGGCGTATGACGGTAAGGAAGAGGATGTTGACCCGAAGACAGGCAAGGTGAGAACACGATGGGGCGGACAGATGATGAAGCATCCGGTGACGGGGGAAATGGTTCCCGATCCGAGCGATCGGATTCCGATCTATCGGTATATTAATCCGCGATTGGCTGAGTGGCAGGAGGCGGATTATGTGGTGAGTAATCCACCATTTGTTGGAAATGCAAGAATGCGCGATCGCTTGGGCGATGGATACACAGAAGTGTTGCGCCAGATATATCCAGATGTGCCTGAAACAGGTGATTATGTGATGTACTGGTGGCACAAAGCAGCAGAACTAGCCAGAGCCAACTACATTACTCGGTTCGGCTTCATCACAACAAATAGCATTCATCAAGTTCGCCAAAGAAAAGTTATTGAGTTCCATCAAAATCAAAAGAATCCGATTCGCTTGATATTTGCGATCGCGGATCATCCCTGGACAAATGAAGGCGCAGCGGTCAGAATTGCAATGACTGTAGGACAAGCGGATTCATCAAATATTATTCAAGTTGCACAGCTTGGAAAGGTCGTCCAAGAAGTGGATGCAGAAACACCAGAAGATTCGGCGGAACAAGTTGAAGTCATAGTAAAGAATGTAGGAAGTATTTTTAGTAATCTTAAGGCTGGAGCAAACATTGCGAGTACTATTTCATTGAAAAGTAACGCTAGTATATGTTGCCCAGGTATGAAGCTTCATGGAATGGGTTTTTGTGTGACGCAAAAAGAGGCAATCAATCTAGAGCCTGAAGTGATTTATCCCTATCTAAATGGACGTGATTTGCTTCAATCTACAAGAAATTCATTAGTAATCGATCTTTATGGTCTAAGCGAGAAAGAAGTTTTTGAAAGATATCCTAAAGTCTATCAGTGGGTACGTGAAAGAGTTAAGCCGGAAAGAGATCAGAACAATCGTGCAATATACCGTGAGAAATGGTGGATTTTTGGGGAGCCTCGCACCAACTTTAGACCTGCTTTGAAGGGTTTAAGCAGCTACATTACAACAGTTGAAACTGCCAAGCATCGTGTGTTTGTATTTTTGGCTCATGATGTTGTTCCAGACAATATGTTGATTGCGATTGCTCTTGATGATGCTTATTTCTTAGGAGTTCTCTCTAGCAAAATTCATGTCACTTGGGCACTTGCAGCAGGCGGAAGGTTAGGTTTTGGCAACGATCCGCGTTACAACAAAACTCGTTGCTTCGACCCCTTCCCCTTCCCAGAACCCACACTCGAACTCAAACAAAAAATCCGCGAACTGGGCGAACGTCTCGATGCCCACCGCAAGCGTGTTCAGGCACAGCATCCCGATGTCACCATCACCGCTATGTATAACCTGCTGGAAAAAATCCGCGCAGGGGTCGAACTTACCGAAAAAGACCGGGATTTTAACAACAAAGCGCTGGTTTCCACGCTAAAGCAAATCCATGATGAGTTGGATTTAGCAGTGTTTGAGGCGTATGGCTGGAGCGATTTGTTAGATCCCCCCCAACCCTCCTTAAAAAGAGGGGAGAATGCGGATGGTTCGGCTTCTTCCGTTGTTCAAGAGGGAATTGAGGGGGGAGCAATGCAGAACTTGGATGAGATTATTTTGGAACGATTGGTCGCCTTAAACGCAGAACGCGCTGAAGAAGAACGCAATGGGTTGATTCGCTGGTTGCGTCCAGAATATCAGGCTCCCGGTGAAGTACATATTCAGCAAGTAATTGAAGGTAGCGCTGAAGTTCAAGAGGAAACTGCGAGCGCCCCCGTTGAACAACAAAAATTTCCCAAAGCCTTCAAAGATCAACTCGCTGCGGTGCGCGATTTGCTCCGCACTCAAGGCGGCGAATGGACAGTGGAGCAAATTGCGGCTCAATTCAAAGGCGCATCTCGACAAAAACAAATTATTCTCACCTGTCTCGAAAGCCTGGAAGCATTGGGAATTTTTGCCAAGCATGAAGAAGAAGGAAGCGATAGCGCTTCGCGCGACGAAGTCGTTCGCTGGTATCTGGCGGAGTTGCAAAAGGCAAGCTAG